The Tubulanus polymorphus chromosome 3, tnTubPoly1.2, whole genome shotgun sequence nucleotide sequence TTTGATTGATGAAATTTATAACACTATCTGTCTGAAAAAAGAGGTCCGAAAACAAGACCATAAAATGTAGCATGTAGACCACAAAAAAAGATATTGTTTTCGAATAGCAGTTTTACGATATTTGATGCAAGCGAAAAGCAGTAATTCTTATATGCATCTGATAAATATAAACATCTTATtctctttattcttatttattTCAAGGTTGTGTAAACATGACATACGATAAAGTaacaactgatataaatgtagTCATGACTTTGGATGGCAAAGTTTACGTAAATGAAACAATCAATCGTGAGTATATATCAATTAATCTTCGTCGGATTCGAaagttgaaatcaattcatGGACATTTTTCTTATGAATCTGTCGATTTGGAGTATATAGAAAAATCCAGTGTATGTAGTATggatgtatttcatatttcattgtgtcatatattttcagttcataACCCACCTGCTTTGTGTCAGGGTTTGCCATATGTTGCTACATGGTGCACTGTTTTCTACAACACATCCTGGGTTGGCAAAGTCGGGGCCTGCCTGCGGTTCGAGTTGCGCTTACTTGGTCAAACGGTACTGAAAATTCCAGTTGGTTGTTTCCAATTTCCGACGAGATCGGTGAGGGCCAAACACACGCAACACAGTCGCCATCGCATGGCACTTGATTCGAGGAACTTCTTCGAACAACGTTGGAAGGCTTATGAAAATATGATTCAAAATCGTCAGCAGGAAGTAAAACGGCGAAAGAATTACATCAGTCTTTAAACAGAGAAAATAGTTGAAACTAGAAATACGGAAATCAACGTTATTACTAGCAATGTATATATACGTCTATATGCAATGACTGTCCGATTGACTTAATTGATCGATCAAGTGATCTTCGATGTGTTCAAAATACAACTTGAATTGattcaatcaaaataaatgcAACTATCGTATTCTATATTGAATTTATGGTGTTTCTTAAGTACCATGGTACACCTCGTGGTATGCTAAGATAGTTTTCTTTCGAACTTCAATTCAATACCGACTGAAATTGTTCGGTAGTTTTACTATCAAAATTATGACATTATGGACCAGCTTGCtcgttgatattttgttttggaatggCATGCACGAGTTACATGCCTGGCCGGTGTGTAggtttgataatgaattatgCTCATTAGAGCTGATATTGGTTAGGTATAAATGCAGTCAATGTTCAATTAAGAAATTGAATgataatttgtttaatccaaatgaaatttCCTAATCCTATGAGATTGGGAACATTTCGATTTGCAAAAGTGGAAACTTGAAAATCGCTGCTTTTTCGCGGTTGCCGGGTGGCAACCCTCGCAACGAAATGAAACGCTGATTTTGAGCCGGCCAGTGACGTAAGTGTTTCACTTGCTACGTAAACATCGCTATAGGACGCGACGGATTAAAGGAAAACATTCGTCGCCTTCGGTAAACACTAAATCATCGAATTAACGCATCACCGCGAACTTTCACCGAAAATACGCGGCACGAGACATTTAAATCCTAAAGCCGTATAGTTATTTCGCGTTTAATGACGCGCTGCGGGCAATCGATGAGGccaatatttcaaacaaattaaTCGAATGTTTGTGTTGGTTAACAGGTATCATCGGTGCTGACTAGATATCCTCGGGGACGTAATAAATGTTTCAATACGTTACTAGGGATTAGGATTCACGAGTTATGTACTCAATTTATGTTCATAAATAACATTAAAACGGATAATTGCCCGTGGCTT carries:
- the LOC141901975 gene encoding uncharacterized protein LOC141901975, whose translation is MTGNIILLFFCSTIAGSLATAYPDKVHLENFSIDLAEFINAVHNVEALSRKDIQNTGCSCPTDTKCGCCADIVSKLLRINSTGCVNMTYDKVTTDINVVMTLDGKVYVNETINLHNPPALCQGLPYVATWCTVFYNTSWVGKVGACLRFELRLLGQTVLKIPVGCFQFPTRSVRAKHTQHSRHRMALDSRNFFEQRWKAYENMIQNRQQEVKRRKNYISL